A single window of Psychromonas ingrahamii 37 DNA harbors:
- the pdxH gene encoding pyridoxamine 5'-phosphate oxidase, with translation MSFISKIRCAFTLGQGVLIENEALKETNDPILFFNNWLKKAQDTGIILPESMSISTCTPEGRPSSRMVLLKEVDSKGFVFFTNYDSRKAHDLEANPFAALLFHWNILQRQVRIEGRVERISTAQSNAYFQSRGRGSRIGAWASHQSQELNDRQTLVERVKYFEEKFAGKEIPLPEFWGGYRVIPESIEFWQGKADRLHDRFVYQPTEKNWTVKRLNP, from the coding sequence ATGTCATTTATCAGTAAAATTCGTTGTGCTTTCACCCTAGGTCAAGGTGTATTAATCGAAAATGAAGCATTAAAAGAAACCAATGACCCCATTTTATTTTTTAATAACTGGTTAAAAAAAGCGCAAGATACCGGTATTATCCTGCCTGAATCTATGTCCATTTCAACTTGTACGCCGGAAGGACGCCCCTCTTCCCGCATGGTATTATTAAAAGAAGTCGATTCTAAAGGTTTTGTTTTTTTCACCAATTATGATAGTCGTAAAGCCCATGATCTCGAGGCCAACCCATTTGCAGCACTCTTATTTCACTGGAATATACTGCAACGTCAAGTACGTATTGAGGGGAGAGTTGAGCGGATCAGCACTGCGCAATCAAATGCCTATTTTCAAAGTCGTGGCCGGGGCAGCCGCATTGGTGCCTGGGCCTCACATCAAAGCCAGGAGCTTAATGATCGGCAGACCTTAGTAGAAAGAGTAAAATATTTTGAAGAAAAATTTGCCGGAAAAGAAATTCCATTACCCGAATTTTGGGGGGGCTATCGGGTTATCCCTGAAAGCATCGAGTTTTGGCAGGGCAAAGCGGATCGTTTGCATGACAGATTTGTCTATCAACCGACGGAAAAAAACTGGACAGTGAAACGCCTAAACCCTTAA
- a CDS encoding elongation factor P hydroxylase: MLLRNVVPVLFNYQDLITLFNDTFSDKFNTELIAGEDEPVYLPADTQNRQHRIEFAHCFYASALHEIAHWLVAGEQRRLLVDYGYWYEPDGRDAKLQAEFEKVEITPQAIEWVLAASCGFKFDVSVDNLSGVSIDRLSFKHNVHHRVMNYLQNGLSERAMLLINACQDFYHTPVLSPELFNYQGLETADANNIGTRL, from the coding sequence ATGCTATTGAGAAATGTTGTGCCAGTTTTATTTAATTATCAAGATCTCATCACGCTCTTTAATGACACCTTTAGCGATAAGTTTAATACCGAATTAATAGCGGGTGAAGATGAGCCTGTCTACTTACCGGCAGACACCCAAAACAGGCAGCACAGAATCGAGTTTGCACATTGTTTTTATGCCAGTGCATTGCATGAAATCGCGCACTGGTTAGTGGCAGGTGAGCAGCGCCGCTTATTGGTTGATTATGGCTATTGGTATGAACCCGATGGCCGTGATGCCAAACTTCAAGCAGAATTTGAAAAAGTTGAGATAACACCACAGGCAATCGAATGGGTATTGGCGGCAAGTTGTGGTTTTAAATTTGATGTCAGCGTGGATAATCTCAGTGGCGTTAGCATTGACCGATTAAGTTTTAAACATAACGTACATCATAGGGTGATGAATTATTTACAAAATGGGTTGTCTGAGCGGGCTATGTTGCTTATTAACGCCTGTCAGGATTTCTATCATACCCCGGTTTTATCACCTGAATTGTTTAACTATCAGGGACTAGAGACTGCAGATGCAAATAATATTGGAACCCGCTTATGA
- a CDS encoding acyl-CoA thioesterase: MNKTYHHPVQIYYEDTDHSGVVYHPNFLKYFERAREHVIDSNRLDKLWRENGLGFAVYKANMTFQDGVEFAEICDIRTTYQIDGKYKTLWRQEVWRPGATKAAVIGDIEMVCLDKNKRLQPLPESILKTLLGE, translated from the coding sequence ATGAATAAAACTTATCATCATCCGGTGCAGATTTATTACGAAGATACTGACCATTCGGGGGTGGTGTATCACCCTAATTTTCTGAAGTATTTTGAACGGGCCCGTGAGCATGTGATTGATAGCAATCGGCTGGATAAATTATGGCGTGAGAATGGGCTTGGTTTTGCAGTCTATAAAGCCAACATGACCTTTCAAGACGGGGTTGAATTTGCTGAAATTTGCGATATTCGCACAACCTACCAAATTGATGGCAAGTATAAAACCTTATGGAGACAAGAGGTGTGGCGACCTGGCGCGACTAAAGCGGCTGTTATTGGTGATATTGAAATGGTTTGTTTGGATAAGAACAAACGTTTACAACCCCTACCAGAAAGTATTTTAAAGACGCTGCTTGGTGAATAA
- a CDS encoding IS30 family transposase, which yields MKTYNQLTYEQRCQIYALKKTGLSQNKIAKQLSVSHSTISRELSRNTGKRGYRIQQAQISSDKRRLAACKAIKMTTSLIELIDSRIKEKWSPEQISGRLREQQSINISHETIYQHVWSDKKSGGNLFKKLRRKGKIYQTRNKDKQAGRGFIKNRISIDERPQVVDDKSRMGDWEIDLVIGKGHSGALVTIVERKTSFTVSTRVDDKSAKTVTAATIALLKPFEDSVITITADNGKEFAYHEEMTESLKCDVYFADPYCSWQRGLNENTNGLLRQYWPKSTDFKKVSQSEVQDVIVKLNDRPRKKINYKTPAKLMAEHRVAIAA from the coding sequence ATGAAAACATATAACCAACTGACCTACGAACAACGATGCCAGATTTATGCCTTAAAGAAAACAGGTTTGAGTCAAAATAAAATAGCAAAGCAACTAAGTGTTAGCCACTCAACGATTAGCAGGGAGTTGTCCCGTAATACAGGTAAGCGTGGTTATCGTATTCAGCAAGCTCAAATATCATCAGATAAGCGTCGATTAGCCGCTTGTAAAGCCATTAAAATGACAACAAGTCTCATTGAGTTAATTGACTCCAGAATTAAAGAAAAATGGAGTCCAGAGCAGATATCAGGCAGGCTTAGAGAGCAACAAAGCATCAATATTAGCCATGAAACCATTTATCAGCATGTTTGGTCAGATAAAAAAAGTGGCGGTAACTTATTCAAAAAATTACGTAGGAAAGGAAAAATTTACCAAACACGCAATAAAGATAAGCAAGCAGGTAGAGGGTTTATAAAGAACCGCATAAGTATTGATGAGCGCCCACAAGTTGTTGATGATAAAAGCAGAATGGGTGATTGGGAAATCGACCTGGTTATTGGCAAAGGACACAGTGGCGCGTTGGTCACTATTGTAGAGCGGAAAACTAGCTTTACGGTGTCGACACGTGTAGATGACAAATCAGCGAAAACAGTCACAGCAGCGACCATTGCTTTGTTAAAACCGTTTGAAGATTCCGTAATAACGATCACTGCGGATAATGGTAAAGAATTTGCTTATCATGAAGAAATGACTGAGAGTTTGAAATGTGATGTGTATTTTGCAGATCCTTATTGTTCGTGGCAACGAGGATTGAATGAAAACACCAATGGTCTATTACGACAATATTGGCCGAAATCAACAGACTTCAAAAAAGTATCGCAATCAGAAGTTCAAGATGTAATAGTCAAACTCAATGATAGACCAAGAAAAAAAATAAATTACAAAACGCCAGCCAAATTAATGGCTGAACATAGAGTGGCTATAGCCGCTTAG
- a CDS encoding GAF domain-containing protein: MTFKDYKLLSQQAVALIADETDLTANLANLSALLNMNLDNINWVGFYLLKDNQLVLGPFQGQPACIRIPLNTGVCGKAFSTNTIQRVADVQQFVGHIACDANSQSEIVLPISLQGAPALLLDIDSPIKNRFTQNDQDGLAYLVEQIQQHL, translated from the coding sequence ATGACATTTAAAGATTATAAATTATTAAGCCAACAAGCCGTTGCATTAATTGCAGATGAAACGGATTTAACTGCAAACCTTGCGAATCTCAGTGCATTACTCAATATGAACTTGGATAATATTAATTGGGTCGGGTTTTACTTGTTAAAGGATAACCAATTAGTTTTAGGTCCTTTTCAAGGCCAGCCCGCCTGTATTCGTATTCCCTTAAATACAGGCGTGTGTGGAAAAGCATTTTCTACCAATACGATTCAAAGAGTGGCCGATGTGCAGCAATTTGTAGGACATATTGCCTGTGATGCAAACAGCCAATCTGAAATAGTTTTACCTATCAGTCTACAAGGAGCACCTGCGCTGCTATTAGATATAGATAGCCCGATTAAAAACAGGTTCACACAAAACGATCAAGATGGACTAGCCTACTTGGTTGAACAGATACAACAGCACCTGTGA
- the udk gene encoding uridine kinase: protein MDSKNCVVIAIAGASASGKSLIANTIYQELCEELGTNQIGMISEDSYYRDQSHLELELRKLTNYDHPKAFEHELLCSHLKMLKENCSVNIPVYSYTEHTRTLESETMTSKKVIILEGILLLNDSALREQIDVSIFIDTPLDICLMRRLVRDMAERERTMDSVLLQYTKTVRPMFLQFIEPSKQHADIIVPRGGKNRIAKDLLKTRIKYLLGK, encoded by the coding sequence TTGGATTCAAAAAATTGTGTTGTTATTGCAATCGCAGGCGCTTCTGCATCGGGCAAAAGTTTAATCGCAAATACTATATATCAAGAGTTATGTGAAGAATTAGGGACCAATCAAATAGGGATGATTTCCGAGGATTCTTATTATCGGGATCAAAGCCATCTTGAATTAGAACTGCGTAAGTTGACTAATTATGATCATCCGAAGGCATTTGAGCATGAGTTGTTGTGCTCTCATCTTAAAATGCTAAAAGAGAACTGTTCCGTTAATATCCCTGTTTACAGTTATACCGAGCACACCCGTACGCTAGAATCAGAGACAATGACCTCCAAAAAAGTGATTATTTTAGAAGGTATATTATTACTCAACGATTCAGCTTTACGGGAGCAGATAGATGTCAGTATTTTTATTGATACACCCCTCGATATCTGTCTTATGCGCCGTTTGGTTCGTGATATGGCCGAGCGAGAAAGAACGATGGACTCGGTTTTATTACAATATACAAAAACAGTCCGTCCGATGTTTTTACAGTTTATTGAACCCTCTAAACAGCATGCTGATATTATTGTGCCACGTGGAGGCAAAAACCGGATTGCGAAGGATCTTCTCAAAACAAGAATAAAGTACCTATTGGGCAAATAA
- a CDS encoding DUF3581 domain-containing protein encodes MLLESYYTKYENIVRITAEQASDFAKQQCHDFNPLHDPDNKRFCVPGDLLFALALYEYGVSESMSFTFTNMVGANMGIIFPEADSEHIIITNEQGKSVLEIKKDGNTSHDPVLIESLIKNYVVFSGQNFPTLLMPLMKKHNVMFNPARPLVMYNSMSLEFESLSLNNPLHVELSDAYFEVEPKRADSFLNFDIFDGQKVIGKGIKKLIVAGLKPYDHERISAFSLAYESRRSAF; translated from the coding sequence ATGTTATTAGAATCTTATTACACTAAATATGAGAATATAGTGCGTATTACTGCTGAGCAGGCAAGCGACTTCGCAAAACAGCAATGCCATGATTTCAACCCGCTTCATGATCCTGATAATAAGCGTTTCTGCGTACCGGGTGACCTTTTATTTGCTTTGGCTTTATATGAATATGGGGTCAGTGAGTCGATGAGTTTTACTTTTACTAATATGGTGGGTGCGAACATGGGTATCATTTTTCCGGAAGCAGACAGTGAGCATATTATTATCACTAATGAGCAGGGGAAAAGTGTGTTAGAAATTAAAAAAGACGGCAATACCAGCCATGATCCCGTATTAATCGAATCTTTAATCAAAAATTATGTGGTTTTTTCAGGGCAAAATTTTCCCACGCTGTTGATGCCTTTAATGAAAAAGCATAATGTAATGTTCAATCCTGCTCGCCCGTTAGTTATGTACAACAGTATGAGCCTTGAGTTTGAATCTTTATCACTGAATAATCCACTGCATGTAGAACTATCTGATGCTTATTTTGAAGTAGAGCCAAAGCGCGCAGATAGTTTTCTTAATTTTGATATTTTTGACGGGCAGAAAGTGATTGGCAAAGGTATCAAAAAGCTTATTGTTGCCGGTTTAAAACCCTATGATCATGAACGTATTAGCGCTTTCTCACTGGCTTATGAAAGCAGACGTTCTGCATTTTAA
- a CDS encoding phosphatase PAP2 family protein: MFNNIYQYDLKLLMWCRKSSTSHHFISLVRITSKSGDGYLQLLLPAIYWLMTTQFYNHFLILTILTFMLERLLYFILKHTLCRRRPPQVIPDFKSIIEASDQFSFPSGHTMAAFTLAGLFTFYFGVIALPLYIWAIAVAISRVILGVHFPTDILAGALIGTILVYIMVAL, encoded by the coding sequence ATGTTTAATAATATTTATCAATACGATCTAAAGCTATTAATGTGGTGTAGAAAAAGCAGTACATCCCACCATTTTATTAGTCTGGTTCGGATCACATCAAAAAGCGGTGATGGTTATTTACAACTGTTACTGCCCGCTATCTATTGGCTGATGACAACGCAATTTTACAATCACTTTCTTATCTTAACAATATTGACTTTTATGCTGGAGCGGCTTCTGTATTTTATCTTAAAACATACGTTATGCAGACGCCGACCACCACAAGTTATCCCTGATTTCAAAAGCATAATAGAAGCTTCAGATCAATTTAGTTTCCCGTCAGGTCACACGATGGCAGCATTTACTTTAGCTGGGCTTTTTACATTTTACTTTGGTGTTATCGCTTTGCCACTGTACATATGGGCAATTGCTGTGGCGATATCTCGCGTTATTTTGGGAGTGCATTTTCCAACCGATATTTTAGCGGGTGCACTTATAGGTACAATTTTAGTTTATATAATGGTGGCACTATGA
- a CDS encoding MJ1255/VC2487 family glycosyltransferase: protein MNILYGIQGTGNGHVARSRVIAKYIAESDAKVTYLFSGRDKNQYYEMEVFNDHLIREGLTFVSEGGKVNYVQTTLKNNLWQFLKDVFSLDLSSYDLIITDFEPITAWAAKLRNKPIIGLGHQYAFGPNTPLAGENWLAKWVLKNFAPAPFGIGLHWHPYQENILPPIIDINLSRKITQNFIMVYLPFEDQSEVTDLLNTFSDYNFILYSPQLTEIQHGNVLWQKTCYQGFTNNLTQTRGVICNSGFELISECLHLGIPILVKPIHGQMEQLSNALALKQLQLADVMHHLDEDLIGNWLEMLDDDIQHKPQLIPNVAKEIVALIMAKNWEKTNELSETLWKTPIFQAR from the coding sequence ATGAACATACTTTATGGCATTCAAGGTACAGGAAATGGGCACGTGGCGCGAAGCAGGGTAATTGCTAAATATATAGCCGAAAGTGATGCTAAGGTTACCTACTTATTCTCTGGTCGCGACAAAAATCAATATTACGAAATGGAGGTATTTAACGATCACCTGATTCGCGAAGGATTAACTTTTGTTAGTGAAGGCGGGAAAGTTAATTATGTGCAGACCACATTAAAAAATAATTTATGGCAATTTCTTAAAGATGTTTTTTCATTAGATCTTAGCAGCTATGATTTAATCATTACAGACTTTGAGCCGATCACGGCCTGGGCTGCCAAATTAAGAAATAAACCAATTATTGGGCTGGGTCATCAATATGCCTTTGGTCCCAATACACCGCTTGCTGGAGAAAATTGGCTGGCAAAATGGGTGCTAAAAAACTTTGCTCCCGCACCATTCGGCATTGGTTTACATTGGCATCCATATCAAGAAAATATATTACCACCGATTATTGACATTAATTTATCCCGTAAAATCACCCAAAATTTTATTATGGTGTATTTACCTTTTGAAGATCAATCAGAGGTGACTGATTTATTAAATACATTTAGCGATTATAATTTTATTCTTTACTCTCCACAGCTAACTGAAATACAGCATGGAAATGTACTATGGCAAAAGACCTGTTATCAAGGTTTTACTAATAATTTGACCCAAACCCGAGGCGTTATTTGCAATTCTGGATTTGAATTGATCAGTGAATGTTTACACTTGGGCATTCCAATATTAGTAAAACCAATTCATGGACAAATGGAACAGCTTTCCAACGCCCTTGCACTTAAACAATTACAGCTCGCAGATGTAATGCATCATTTAGATGAAGATTTAATCGGCAATTGGTTAGAGATGTTAGATGATGATATTCAACATAAACCTCAATTAATTCCTAATGTGGCAAAAGAAATTGTTGCTTTGATCATGGCAAAAAATTGGGAAAAAACAAATGAGTTGAGCGAAACCCTGTGGAAAACGCCTATATTTCAAGCACGTTGA
- the fabR gene encoding HTH-type transcriptional repressor FabR, protein MSSIRAQQKEKTRRLLIDAAFAQLSAERSFSNLSLREVTKAAGLSPNSFYRHFSDMEELGLILINEVGLVLKQLRSQARLRIKKGGSAVKISVLTFMEFIEQYANIFRLLLQERAGASTAFRTALSREIDSFTMVLCGYLQQANKLNAESAYLQANATIIIVFSAGAEALDVDQKRRDDLTKRTILQLQMIDKGSLEMNLSR, encoded by the coding sequence ATGAGTAGCATTAGAGCACAGCAAAAAGAAAAAACCCGCCGTCTGTTAATTGATGCAGCTTTCGCTCAATTAAGTGCTGAACGCAGTTTTTCAAATTTAAGTTTACGAGAAGTGACTAAAGCGGCAGGACTCTCACCAAACTCATTTTATCGTCATTTTTCAGATATGGAAGAGCTTGGTTTGATCTTGATTAACGAAGTAGGCTTAGTGCTTAAGCAACTAAGGTCTCAAGCCAGACTGCGCATTAAAAAAGGCGGTTCAGCCGTAAAAATATCCGTGTTGACTTTTATGGAGTTCATTGAACAATACGCTAATATTTTTCGCTTGTTATTACAGGAAAGAGCCGGTGCCTCAACAGCATTTAGAACTGCACTGAGCCGTGAAATAGATTCTTTTACTATGGTACTTTGCGGTTATTTACAGCAAGCTAACAAGTTAAATGCCGAGTCGGCTTATCTGCAAGCCAACGCAACGATCATCATTGTTTTTAGTGCGGGTGCAGAGGCCTTAGATGTTGACCAAAAAAGACGGGATGATTTAACTAAACGTACTATTTTACAGTTACAAATGATTGACAAAGGATCATTAGAGATGAACTTATCCCGGTAG
- a CDS encoding fatty acid desaturase gives MNKPRILWLNVLFFLSTFLLAAIAVPYRAITHGFDASEIMFALLCFIFCGMSITAGYHRLWSHKTYQAHWSLRFIFALGGAFALQNSILHWSSDHRIHHKHVDNNDKDPYSAKMGFWYSHLGWMLREYHPTTYDDYNNVRDLQKDPIVIWQHKYYLLLTLLLNIGIPLFFGFWHGDIINSILLVGFLRLVLSHHTTFFINSLAHIWGKQTYSDKNSARDNGFLAFLTFGEGYHNFHHIFENDYRNGIRWWQFDPTKWLIKSCEYLGLTSKLRISPEDRLEKAKLAMTLKRSQQKLATYPNPEKMLERLQSEYDLLIVKINEYYAVHKQLLSERKKELVNDVENSELIKTCLELKKCVAEQQRSWKLLTAKFV, from the coding sequence ATGAATAAACCCCGTATTCTTTGGCTTAATGTTTTGTTCTTTTTGAGCACTTTTTTATTAGCCGCAATTGCCGTACCTTACCGTGCTATCACGCATGGTTTTGATGCGTCCGAAATTATGTTTGCACTCTTATGTTTTATTTTCTGTGGCATGTCCATTACGGCAGGCTATCATAGATTGTGGTCACACAAAACTTATCAGGCACATTGGAGTTTACGTTTTATTTTTGCCTTAGGCGGTGCATTCGCTTTACAAAACAGCATATTGCATTGGTCATCGGATCATCGAATTCATCATAAGCATGTTGATAATAATGATAAAGATCCCTATTCCGCTAAAATGGGATTTTGGTATTCACACCTTGGCTGGATGCTGCGTGAATATCATCCAACTACTTATGACGACTATAATAACGTGCGAGATTTGCAAAAAGATCCTATCGTAATATGGCAGCATAAGTATTATTTGTTGTTAACACTGCTGCTAAATATTGGCATACCGTTATTTTTTGGTTTTTGGCATGGTGATATCATTAACAGCATCCTATTAGTGGGGTTTTTACGTTTAGTGTTAAGTCACCATACCACTTTCTTTATCAACTCATTAGCGCATATCTGGGGGAAACAAACCTATAGCGATAAAAACAGTGCAAGGGATAATGGTTTTTTGGCCTTTCTTACCTTTGGTGAGGGCTACCATAACTTTCACCATATTTTTGAAAATGATTATCGGAATGGTATCCGTTGGTGGCAATTTGATCCGACTAAATGGTTGATAAAAAGTTGTGAATATCTGGGGCTGACCAGTAAATTACGCATCAGTCCTGAAGATCGGTTGGAAAAAGCTAAATTAGCCATGACCTTAAAGCGCAGTCAACAAAAATTAGCAACATACCCTAATCCGGAAAAAATGCTTGAACGTTTACAATCCGAATATGATCTGCTTATTGTTAAAATAAATGAGTATTATGCCGTACATAAACAATTGTTGTCAGAAAGAAAAAAAGAACTTGTGAATGATGTTGAAAATTCAGAGTTAATAAAAACCTGTCTGGAATTAAAAAAATGTGTAGCAGAGCAGCAACGCAGTTGGAAATTATTAACCGCTAAATTTGTTTAA
- a CDS encoding tetratricopeptide repeat protein yields the protein MNKPIFFVLLCLCISFAESGEQVKIDTLSAEYGDAASQHNLGVMYMMGNGIPQSYPLALKWFSKAAKQGLASAQVNLGSMYKESLGVTQNNAEAFIWYQKAALQGHAAGQNNLALMYMLGLGVTPNPIEASRWWLKAAQQGHVSAQLSLGTLYELGLGVPKNSDEAIKWWRKAAMQGDSSAKKQLSSVGGVTK from the coding sequence ATGAACAAACCTATTTTTTTTGTGTTGCTTTGTCTGTGTATCTCCTTTGCTGAGAGCGGAGAGCAGGTAAAAATCGATACCCTGTCTGCTGAATATGGCGATGCCGCTTCACAACACAATCTTGGGGTTATGTATATGATGGGGAATGGCATACCCCAAAGCTATCCGCTAGCTTTAAAGTGGTTTAGTAAAGCTGCTAAGCAGGGGCTTGCTAGTGCTCAAGTCAATCTCGGCAGTATGTACAAGGAGTCTCTCGGGGTCACACAAAACAATGCAGAGGCCTTTATATGGTATCAAAAAGCCGCGCTGCAGGGGCATGCGGCTGGTCAAAATAACCTTGCACTGATGTACATGCTCGGTCTTGGTGTAACGCCTAATCCAATTGAGGCGAGCAGATGGTGGCTTAAAGCGGCACAGCAAGGACATGTCAGTGCGCAACTCAGCCTTGGTACACTTTATGAGCTTGGCTTAGGTGTACCAAAAAACAGCGACGAAGCTATAAAATGGTGGCGCAAGGCTGCGATGCAGGGTGATAGCAGTGCCAAAAAGCAACTCAGCAGTGTGGGGGGCGTTACTAAATAA
- the amrS gene encoding AmmeMemoRadiSam system radical SAM enzyme, with protein MDKQPPAFFPTRYWHKEVGKHQGEDLVTCDLCPHHCHLREGKRGICYVRMNHQGKIVLTSYGHSSGFCIDPIEKKPLNHFYPGSRVMSFGTAGCNLSCQFCQNWEISKSREIDTLCDTAMPEQLARVAKEQGCKSIAFTYNDPVIFMEYAIDVAIVAKALGLKSVAVSAGYMCDQPRVEFYRHMDAANIDLKGFTEAFYHKICHGQLQPVLDTLLYLKHHTSVWLEITTLLIPGENDSDQELHKMCQWIAENLGLNVPLHFSAFHPDFKMMDKESTPLATLLRARKIALSYGLHHVYCGNVHDSKSDSTYCPHCQDLLIERDWYQLGQYNLDEFGHCLNCGELLAGRFARTKENFGRRRVPVKIG; from the coding sequence ATGGATAAGCAACCGCCAGCGTTTTTCCCTACCCGCTATTGGCATAAAGAGGTGGGAAAACATCAGGGAGAGGACTTGGTTACTTGTGATTTATGTCCTCATCATTGCCACCTGCGTGAAGGAAAACGTGGAATTTGTTACGTGCGTATGAATCATCAGGGTAAAATAGTACTGACCAGTTACGGCCATTCTTCGGGTTTTTGCATTGATCCGATTGAGAAAAAACCGCTTAACCATTTTTACCCCGGCTCAAGGGTGATGTCATTTGGCACCGCCGGTTGTAACCTCTCCTGCCAATTCTGCCAAAATTGGGAGATCAGTAAATCCCGTGAAATAGATACTCTTTGTGATACCGCTATGCCCGAACAACTGGCACGGGTTGCCAAAGAGCAGGGCTGTAAAAGTATCGCCTTTACTTATAACGATCCGGTGATCTTTATGGAATATGCCATTGATGTTGCCATCGTTGCTAAAGCATTGGGACTCAAAAGTGTCGCAGTCAGTGCGGGTTATATGTGTGATCAGCCTAGAGTTGAATTCTATCGCCATATGGATGCCGCCAATATTGATTTAAAAGGCTTTACCGAGGCGTTCTATCATAAAATCTGCCACGGGCAGTTACAACCCGTATTAGATACCCTGTTATATCTTAAACATCACACCTCGGTCTGGTTGGAAATTACCACTTTACTGATCCCCGGTGAAAATGACAGCGATCAGGAATTACATAAAATGTGTCAATGGATAGCTGAAAACCTTGGCCTGAATGTACCGCTGCACTTCAGTGCTTTTCATCCTGATTTTAAAATGATGGATAAAGAGTCCACGCCACTAGCGACCCTATTACGCGCCAGAAAAATAGCGTTGAGCTATGGCCTGCATCATGTGTATTGTGGCAATGTGCATGATAGCAAGTCAGACAGTACTTATTGTCCACATTGCCAAGATTTGCTGATTGAAAGGGACTGGTATCAGTTGGGACAATATAACCTCGACGAGTTCGGGCACTGTTTGAATTGCGGGGAGCTATTGGCAGGGCGGTTTGCCAGAACGAAAGAAAATTTTGGCCGGCGGCGAGTACCCGTCAAAATAGGATGA